A window from Mangifera indica cultivar Alphonso chromosome 2, CATAS_Mindica_2.1, whole genome shotgun sequence encodes these proteins:
- the LOC123208290 gene encoding uncharacterized protein LOC123208290 isoform X1, giving the protein MTTTEDDDDEGFGEFTFAPITVHSNPKTSGSDLQDKIDDDWGDFVTPASFSRCETVPVKSLDPIHLSVDRRADSLINDVAQPDLVPSRNRVQWEKTRGTLPLSLFGEEEKEDESSEPGLLFNGATELKKTEKKVGSELNMSDLISNLYAVSEPSKVVSGTGQNLDSNGLGLKRTASNLDSNGSGLKLENWDSYGLKSESKGLDLKRSVSNFEINGSSLKWEDWGSYGLNLDSKGSDLKGSVSNLGLNGMDSKINLDSNGFNPVLDEDDDGWEFEAAETKLPNGDFNFKSQHEVKPENVSMPNVGLNSSWNVWGSNLNGLSSSVNGVNKYANGFSSSLVDKSEDFEDDDEWEFKDSKPEPWSSDSNSKVEVKHFTDWSRISLLKGCPRSESAKGQVYDLPCAVKLHESGIKFKGIIKEEQSLLDIEFKKRKQLIPFFKVHELKIPQLIVADDTELLLRNIIALEQCVISTNEDVNLLVGSQIYFKFYGGQCFSNKYV; this is encoded by the exons ATGACAACGACagaagacgacgacgacgagGGATTCGGGGAATTCACGTTCGCGCCAATCACCGTCCATTCAAATCCCAAAACCAGCGGTTCCGATCTTCAAGATAAAATTGATGACGATTGGGGCGATTTTGTTACACCCGCTTCGTTCTCCCGCTGCGAAACGGTCCCTGTAAAATCACTGGATCCGATTCATTTGTCCGTAGATCGCCGAGCTGATAGCTTGATAAATGATGTGGCGCAGCCTGACTTGGTCCCGAGTCGGAATCGGGTTCAGTGGGAGAAAACCAGGGGCACGTTGCCGTTATCGTTGTTTGGAGAGGAAGAGAAGGAAGACGAATCAAGTGAGCCGGGTTTATTATTTAATGGTGCAACCGAGTTGAAAAAAACCGAGAAGAAGGTGGGATCGGAGTTAAATATGAGCGATCTGATTTCGAATTTATATGCTGTGAGCGAGCCGAGCAAGGTGGTAAGTGGTACGGGTCAGAATTTGGACTCAAATGGATTGGGTTTGAAGAGAACTGCATCGAATTTGGATTCAAACGGTTCGggtttaaaattggaaaattgggATTCTTATGGGTTGAAATCAGAATCAAAGGGGTTGGATTTGAAGAGAAGTGTGTCGAATTTTGAAATAAACGGGTCGAGTTTAAAATGGGAGGATTGGGGTTCTTATGGGTTGAATTTGGATTCAAAAGGGTCGGACTTGAAGGGAAGTGTATCGAATTTGGGTTTGAATGGAATGGATTCGAAGATTAATTTGGATTCAAATGGGTTTAATCCAGTTTTGGACGAGGATGATGATGGGTGGGAATTCGAGGCTGCAGAGACTAAATTACCAAATggagattttaattttaag AGTCAACACGAGGTGAAACCTGAAAATGTATCAATGCCAAATGTTGGACTTAATTCAAGTTGGAATGTGTGGGGTTCAAACTTAAATGGGTTAAGTTCAAGCGTTAATGGAGTAAATAAGTATGCAAACGGATTTAGTTCAAGTTTAGTTGACAAAAGTGAGGattttgaagatgatgatgagtgGGAATTTAAGGATTCAAAACCAGAACCATGGTCCAGCGATAGCAATAGTAAG GTGGAAGTTAAACATTTCACAGATTGGAGTAGAATTAGTCTACTTAAAGGCTGCCCAAGATCAGAGTCAGCCAAAGGACAGGTTTATGACTTACCTTGTGCAGTGAAGTTACATGAGTCAGGGATAAAGTTTAAGGGTATTATTAAAGAAGAGCAGAGCTTACTTGATATAGAATTCAAAAAGCGAAAACAGTTGATCCCATTTTTTAAAGTCCATGAATTGAAGATACCACAGCTAATTGTAGCTGACGACACTGAACTTCTACTCAGAAACATTATTGCTTTGGAGCAATGTGTTATCAGTACTAACGAGGATGTGAATTTGCTTGTTGGaagtcaaatttatttcaaattttatgggGGACAATGCTTCAGTAACAAATATGTTTAA
- the LOC123208290 gene encoding uncharacterized protein LOC123208290 isoform X5: protein MTTTEDDDDEGFGEFTFAPITVHSNPKTSGSDLQDKIDDDWGDFVTPASFSRCETVPVKSLDPIHLSVDRRADSLINDVAQPDLVPSRNRVQWEKTRGTLPLSLFGEEEKEDESSEPGLLFNGATELKKTEKKVGSELNMSDLISNLYAVSEPSKVVSGTGQNLDSNGLGLKRTASNLDSNGSGLKLENWDSYGLKSESKGLDLKRSVSNFEINGSSLKWEDWGSYGLNLDSKGSDLKGSVSNLGLNGMDSKINLDSNGFNPVLDEDDDGWEFEAAETKLPNGDFNFKSQHEVKPENVSMPNVGLNSSWNVWGSNLNGLSSSVNGVNKYANGFSSSLVDKSEDFEDDDEWEFKDSKPEPWSSDSNSKNNPSGGS from the exons ATGACAACGACagaagacgacgacgacgagGGATTCGGGGAATTCACGTTCGCGCCAATCACCGTCCATTCAAATCCCAAAACCAGCGGTTCCGATCTTCAAGATAAAATTGATGACGATTGGGGCGATTTTGTTACACCCGCTTCGTTCTCCCGCTGCGAAACGGTCCCTGTAAAATCACTGGATCCGATTCATTTGTCCGTAGATCGCCGAGCTGATAGCTTGATAAATGATGTGGCGCAGCCTGACTTGGTCCCGAGTCGGAATCGGGTTCAGTGGGAGAAAACCAGGGGCACGTTGCCGTTATCGTTGTTTGGAGAGGAAGAGAAGGAAGACGAATCAAGTGAGCCGGGTTTATTATTTAATGGTGCAACCGAGTTGAAAAAAACCGAGAAGAAGGTGGGATCGGAGTTAAATATGAGCGATCTGATTTCGAATTTATATGCTGTGAGCGAGCCGAGCAAGGTGGTAAGTGGTACGGGTCAGAATTTGGACTCAAATGGATTGGGTTTGAAGAGAACTGCATCGAATTTGGATTCAAACGGTTCGggtttaaaattggaaaattgggATTCTTATGGGTTGAAATCAGAATCAAAGGGGTTGGATTTGAAGAGAAGTGTGTCGAATTTTGAAATAAACGGGTCGAGTTTAAAATGGGAGGATTGGGGTTCTTATGGGTTGAATTTGGATTCAAAAGGGTCGGACTTGAAGGGAAGTGTATCGAATTTGGGTTTGAATGGAATGGATTCGAAGATTAATTTGGATTCAAATGGGTTTAATCCAGTTTTGGACGAGGATGATGATGGGTGGGAATTCGAGGCTGCAGAGACTAAATTACCAAATggagattttaattttaag AGTCAACACGAGGTGAAACCTGAAAATGTATCAATGCCAAATGTTGGACTTAATTCAAGTTGGAATGTGTGGGGTTCAAACTTAAATGGGTTAAGTTCAAGCGTTAATGGAGTAAATAAGTATGCAAACGGATTTAGTTCAAGTTTAGTTGACAAAAGTGAGGattttgaagatgatgatgagtgGGAATTTAAGGATTCAAAACCAGAACCATGGTCCAGCGATAGCAATAGTAAG AATAACCCCTCAGGTGGAAGTTAA
- the LOC123208721 gene encoding protein THYLAKOID ASSEMBLY 8, chloroplastic-like, with the protein MASSLHSNLTFLHPFLKPNPITTQPTNFHHIPIQCGPRSNRGPLVKGRILSTEAIQAIQSLKCAQKTNSLSPSYPSLSRLLKADLLAVLHELLRQGECAVALHVFSVIRAQYPDEDLGLLVDMISALGKNGMGDEIDHLIDELEEIDGGDEKGLLRVIKGVIETGSKSSTFRICEVMKRGGVGSSWKVDEYVGKVLTFE; encoded by the coding sequence ATGGCTTCCTCTCTTCACTCAAATCTCACTTTTCTTCATCCCTTTCTGAAACCCAATCCAATCACCACCCAGCCAACCAACTTCCATCATATTCCCATACAGTGCGGCCCACGAAGCAACCGTGGACCTCTAGTCAAAGGCAGAATCCTAAGCACAGAAGCAATCCAAGCCATCCAATCCCTAAAATGTGCCCAAAAAACAAACTCACTGAGCCCCTCCTACCCCTCCCTCTCTCGCCTCCTCAAGGCCGACCTCCTCGCCGTCCTCCATGAGCTCCTCCGCCAGGGAGAGTGCGCCGTCGCCCTCCACGTCTTCTCCGTCATCCGGGCACAATACCCGGATGAGGACTTGGGTTTACTCGTAGATATGATCAGTGCGCTGGGTAAGAATGGGATGGGGGATGAGATTGACCATCTGATTGACGAGTTGGAGGAGATCGACGGTGGTGATGAAAAGGGTCTTCTGAGAGTGATTAAGGGTGTGATTGAAACCGGGTCGAAGTCATCAACGTTTAGGATATGTGAGGTGATGAAAAGAGGTGGGGTGGGGTCTAGTTGGAAAGTTGATGAGTATGTGGGTAAGGTTTTGACTTTTGAGTAG
- the LOC123208290 gene encoding uncharacterized protein LOC123208290 isoform X4, whose translation MTTTEDDDDEGFGEFTFAPITVHSNPKTSGSDLQDKIDDDWGDFVTPASFSRCETVPVKSLDPIHLSVDRRADSLINDVAQPDLVPSRNRVQWEKTRGTLPLSLFGEEEKEDESSEPGLLFNGATELKKTEKKVGSELNMSDLISNLYAVSEPSKVVSGTGQNLDSNGLGLKRTASNLDSNGSGLKLENWDSYGLKSESKGLDLKRSVSNFEINGSSLKWEDWGSYGLNLDSKGSDLKGSVSNLGLNGMDSKINLDSNGFNPVLDEDDDGWEFEAAETKLPNGDFNFKSQHEVKPENVSMPNVGLNSSWNVWGSNLNGLSSSVNGVNKYANGFSSSLVDKSEDFEDDDEWEFKDSKPEPWSSDSNSKIGVELVYLKAAQDQSQPKDRFMTYLVQ comes from the exons ATGACAACGACagaagacgacgacgacgagGGATTCGGGGAATTCACGTTCGCGCCAATCACCGTCCATTCAAATCCCAAAACCAGCGGTTCCGATCTTCAAGATAAAATTGATGACGATTGGGGCGATTTTGTTACACCCGCTTCGTTCTCCCGCTGCGAAACGGTCCCTGTAAAATCACTGGATCCGATTCATTTGTCCGTAGATCGCCGAGCTGATAGCTTGATAAATGATGTGGCGCAGCCTGACTTGGTCCCGAGTCGGAATCGGGTTCAGTGGGAGAAAACCAGGGGCACGTTGCCGTTATCGTTGTTTGGAGAGGAAGAGAAGGAAGACGAATCAAGTGAGCCGGGTTTATTATTTAATGGTGCAACCGAGTTGAAAAAAACCGAGAAGAAGGTGGGATCGGAGTTAAATATGAGCGATCTGATTTCGAATTTATATGCTGTGAGCGAGCCGAGCAAGGTGGTAAGTGGTACGGGTCAGAATTTGGACTCAAATGGATTGGGTTTGAAGAGAACTGCATCGAATTTGGATTCAAACGGTTCGggtttaaaattggaaaattgggATTCTTATGGGTTGAAATCAGAATCAAAGGGGTTGGATTTGAAGAGAAGTGTGTCGAATTTTGAAATAAACGGGTCGAGTTTAAAATGGGAGGATTGGGGTTCTTATGGGTTGAATTTGGATTCAAAAGGGTCGGACTTGAAGGGAAGTGTATCGAATTTGGGTTTGAATGGAATGGATTCGAAGATTAATTTGGATTCAAATGGGTTTAATCCAGTTTTGGACGAGGATGATGATGGGTGGGAATTCGAGGCTGCAGAGACTAAATTACCAAATggagattttaattttaag AGTCAACACGAGGTGAAACCTGAAAATGTATCAATGCCAAATGTTGGACTTAATTCAAGTTGGAATGTGTGGGGTTCAAACTTAAATGGGTTAAGTTCAAGCGTTAATGGAGTAAATAAGTATGCAAACGGATTTAGTTCAAGTTTAGTTGACAAAAGTGAGGattttgaagatgatgatgagtgGGAATTTAAGGATTCAAAACCAGAACCATGGTCCAGCGATAGCAATAGTAAG ATTGGAGTAGAATTAGTCTACTTAAAGGCTGCCCAAGATCAGAGTCAGCCAAAGGACAGGTTTATGACTTACCTTGTGCAGTGA